A stretch of the Erinaceus europaeus chromosome 1, mEriEur2.1, whole genome shotgun sequence genome encodes the following:
- the RPL7 gene encoding large ribosomal subunit protein uL30, translating into MEGVEEKKVPAKKAEVREKKKKKKMVPGVPETLKKKRRSFAELKIKRMRKKFAQKMLRKARRKLIYEKAKYYHKEYSQMYRTEIRMARMARKAGNFYVPAEPKLAFVIRIRGINGVSPKVRKVLQLLRLRQIFNGTFVKLNKASINMLRIVEPYIAWGYPNLKSVNELIYKRGYGKIHKKRIALTDNSLIARSLGKYGIICMEDLIHEIYTVGKRFKEANNFLWPFKLSSPRGGMKKKTTHFVEGGDAGNREDQINRLIRRMN; encoded by the exons ATGGAGGGCGTAGA AGAGAAGAAGGTTCCTGCCAAGAAGGCAGAAGTccgagagaagaagaagaagaagaagatggttcCTGGTGTGCCAGAAACCCTGAAGAAAAAGCGAAGGAGTTTCGCCGAGTTGAAAATCAAGCGTATGAGAAAGAAGTTTGCCCAGAAGAtg CTTCGCAAGGCAAGGAGGAAGCTTATCTACGAAAAAGCCAAGTACTACCACAAGGAATACAGTCAGATGTACAGGACCGAGATTCGCATGGCTCGGATGGCAAGGAAAGCCGGCAACTTCTACGTCCCCGCAGAGCCCAAGCTGGCCTTCGTTATCAGGATCAGAGG TATCAATGGTGTGAGCCCAAAGGTCCGGAAGGTGTTGCAGCTTCTTCGCCTTCGACAGATCTTTAATGGCACCTTTGTTAAGCTCAATAAGGCTTCAATTAACATGTTGAGAATTGTGGAGCCCTATATTGCTTGGGG GTACCCAAATCTGAAGTCAGTAAACGAACTGATCTACAAGCGAGGTTATGGCAAAATCCACAAGAAACGGATTGCTCTGACAGATAACTCCTTGATTGCTCGATCCCTTG GTAAATATGGCATCATCTGCATGGAGGATCTGATCCATGAGATCTACACTGTTGGAAAACGCTTTAAAGAGGCAAACAACTTCCTCTGGCCATTCAAATTATCCTCTCCACGGGGTGGTATGAAGAAAAAGACCACACACTTCGTAGAAGGTGGAGATGCTGGTAACAGGGAAGACCAGATCAACAGGCTTATTAGAAGAATGAACTAA